The following proteins come from a genomic window of Longimicrobiales bacterium:
- the tmk gene encoding dTMP kinase, giving the protein MFLVLEGIEGSGKSTQARLLGEWLARQGRPHLVTREPGGTAVGEAIREVVLHGGDVTPRTELLLMLAARATFVTEVVAPALAEGRIVVADRFELSTLAYQAHGRGLPLDEVRRLNAFATGGLAPDLTIVLDVPASVGDARRTQRGAADRIERAGAAFHDRVNEAYRLLAASEPGVVALPAEATVEAVHASIVTLLASRFPETFNAAAG; this is encoded by the coding sequence GTGTTCCTAGTCCTCGAAGGCATCGAAGGCTCCGGCAAATCCACGCAGGCCAGGCTCCTCGGGGAGTGGCTCGCCAGGCAGGGCCGGCCGCATCTCGTGACGCGCGAACCCGGCGGGACTGCGGTCGGCGAGGCGATCCGCGAGGTGGTGCTGCACGGCGGGGACGTGACGCCCCGCACGGAGCTGTTGCTGATGCTGGCAGCCCGCGCGACGTTCGTCACAGAGGTCGTTGCGCCCGCGCTGGCCGAGGGTAGAATCGTCGTTGCCGACCGATTCGAGCTGTCGACGCTGGCGTACCAGGCCCACGGGCGGGGGTTGCCCCTGGACGAGGTCCGGCGGCTCAATGCCTTTGCCACGGGTGGCCTGGCGCCGGACCTGACGATCGTGCTGGACGTGCCCGCGTCAGTAGGGGACGCGCGACGAACGCAGCGCGGCGCGGCGGACCGGATCGAGCGCGCGGGCGCCGCATTCCACGACCGGGTGAACGAGGCATACCGCTTGCTCGCTGCCTCCGAGCCGGGTGTGGTTGCGCTCCCGGCGGAGGCGACGGTCGAGGCGGTGCACGCGTCGATCGTGACGCTCCTCGCGTCGCGTTTTCCAGAAACTTTCAAC